A DNA window from Drosophila virilis strain 15010-1051.87 chromosome 4, Dvir_AGI_RSII-ME, whole genome shotgun sequence contains the following coding sequences:
- the LOC6629235 gene encoding uncharacterized protein isoform X2: protein MMLPLLLLLLVVVAAVAQPELAPAPTATPSARHRLAKRMDLEVCIGHFDVHKNTIIRTGESQAIGGKYLQGLELDTLEECERLCCETDACDVYIFERKAGGYCYLFECGPPENFHCKFTRHANYTSAVLTPQVRNAMDVVASTPRPQLPHIPSNNISQQEWELSNLKLRPDKPPIVAMPTAGVVQSPAAPTPAQSAPVAHCGRFQFSCHSGECIAVYNACDGIPQCEDGSDEGPECNAVATKASANNNNVEQYQPVPPIQQQLLPAQQPQQQQQQQQQQQQQQQQLQQQHVIVLGPPPPPPPPPPMVNNREDATAWANRKMIAESQQQQQQQQQQQQQQQQQPQAPGEILNEQLNSHIFNHKGGLQLQQQGLGQGQGQGQAQVQGQPPLPQPAPAAQLQLPTASGSLYGMSLPRTGIYQTPQQQQPSVLSVPQQTPLVNWPQVAAPPAQIAVQQQQQLQPQQQQNSHAYITAAAAARPPVAPQQAMLPVLNAAPTLDKNQPTDEEYDEYDEDKSTEPPKKKQRKHKKTKPKSSSSKDPIELALEQNKQPQQKLPPPAMPMPVGPVHEQYKMIHDNLALEFRDHDGHSERPGGAVLSLTLGLLVTAALAILIGCRMRTVSRRARRMGGKTPYSQEADFLVNGMYL from the exons atgATGCTgcccctgctcctgctgctcctcgtcgttgtggcagctgttgctcaGCCAGAGCTGGCGCCAGCGCcaactgccacgcccagcgcCAGGCATCGTCTGGCCAAGCGCATGGATCTGGAGGTGTGCATCGGTCACTTCGATGTGCACAAGAACACAATTATACGCACGGGTGAATCGCAGGCGATTGGCGGCAAATATCTGCAGGGCCTGGAGCTGGACACGCTGGAGGAGTGCGAACGTCTCTGCTGCGAAACGGATGCCTGCGATGTGTACATCTTTGAGCGCAAGGCCGGCGGCTATTGCTATCTGTTCGAGTGCGGTCCGCCCGAGAATTTCCACTGCAAGTTCACGCGGCATGCCAACTACACGAGCGCCGTGCTCACGCCTCAGGTGCGCAACGCCATGGATGTGGTGGCCAGCACGCCGCGACCCCAGCTGCCGCACATACCCAGCAACAATATATCGCAGCAGGAATGGGAGCTCAGCAATCTGAAGCTCAGGCCGGACAAGCCACCCATTGTGGCCATGCCCACAGCGGGCGTGGTCCAGTCACCAGCTGCGCCAACGCCAGCTCAAAGcg CGCCCGTCGCGCACTGCGGACGCTTTCAGTTCAGCTGCCATTCGGGCGAGTGCATTGCCGTTTACAATGCCTGCGATGGCATTCCCCAGTGCGAAGATGGCAGCGACGAGGGACCGGAA TGCAATGCCGTTGCAACAAAGGccagcgccaacaacaacaatgttgaGCAATATCAGCCTGTGCCGCCCATacagcagcaattgctgcCAGCGcagcaaccacagcaacagcaacaacagcagcagcagcaacagcagcagcaacaacagctgcagcagcaacatgttaTTGTGCTGGGACCACCACCGCCACCTCCTCCACCGCCGCCCATGGTCAACAATCGTGAGGATGCGACCGCTTGGGCTAATCGCAAAATGATTGCTGagtcacagcaacaacaacagcaacagcaacagcagcagcagcagcaacagcaacagcctcAAGCGCCAGGCGAGATTCTGA ATGAGCAGCTCAACAGTCACATATTCAATCACAAAGGCGgcctgcaactgcaacagcagggCCTGGGGCAGGgccaggggcaggggcaggcgCAGGTTCAGGGCCAGCCACCTCTGCCGCagccagcgccagcagcacaGCTCCAATTGCCGACAGCGTCTGGCTCTTTGTATGGCATGTCGCTGCCACGCACCGGCATTTACCAGacgccacaacaacaacaaccttcAGTTCTGAGCGTGCCACAACAGACGCCTCTTGTTAACTGGCCACAAGTCGCGGCGCCGCCAGCTCAAATTGccgtgcaacagcagcaacagttacagccgcagcagcagcaaaacagCCACGCCTACataactgcagcagcagcagcacgcccACCAGTTGCCCCACAGCAAGCCATGTTGCCTGTGTTGAATGCAGCGCCAACGCTGGACAAGAATCAGCCAACTGATGAGGAATACGATGAGTACGACGAGGACAAGTCCACAGAGCCGCCCAAGAAG AAACAGCGCAAGCACAAGAAGACCAAGcccaagagcagcagcagcaaggatCCCATTGAGCTGGCGCTGGAGCAAAACAAACAGCCGCAGCAAAAATTGCCGCCGCCTGCCATGCCCATGCCGGTTGGACCCGTGCACGAGCAATACAAAATGATACACGACAATCTGGCGCTGGAGTTTCGTGATCATGATGGTCACTCGGAGCGTCCCGGCGGCGCAGTGCTCTCCCTGACGCTGGGTCTGCTGGTGACCGCGGCGCTGGCCATACTCATTGGCTGTCGGATGCGCACGGTGAGTCGGCGGGCACGTCGCATGGGCGGCAAGACGCCCTATTCCCAGGAGGCGGACTTCCTCGTCAATGGCATGTATCTATAA
- the LOC6629235 gene encoding uncharacterized protein isoform X1, whose amino-acid sequence MMLPLLLLLLVVVAAVAQPELAPAPTATPSARHRLAKRMDLEVCIGHFDVHKNTIIRTGESQAIGGKYLQGLELDTLEECERLCCETDACDVYIFERKAGGYCYLFECGPPENFHCKFTRHANYTSAVLTPQVRNAMDVVASTPRPQLPHIPSNNISQQEWELSNLKLRPDKPPIVAMPTAGVVQSPAAPTPAQSAPVAHCGRFQFSCHSGECIAVYNACDGIPQCEDGSDEGPECNAVATKASANNNNVEQYQPVPPIQQQLLPAQQPQQQQQQQQQQQQQQQQLQQQHVIVLGPPPPPPPPPPMVNNREDATAWANRKMIAESQQQQQQQQQQQQQQQQQPQAPGEILSTDEQLNSHIFNHKGGLQLQQQGLGQGQGQGQAQVQGQPPLPQPAPAAQLQLPTASGSLYGMSLPRTGIYQTPQQQQPSVLSVPQQTPLVNWPQVAAPPAQIAVQQQQQLQPQQQQNSHAYITAAAAARPPVAPQQAMLPVLNAAPTLDKNQPTDEEYDEYDEDKSTEPPKKKQRKHKKTKPKSSSSKDPIELALEQNKQPQQKLPPPAMPMPVGPVHEQYKMIHDNLALEFRDHDGHSERPGGAVLSLTLGLLVTAALAILIGCRMRTVSRRARRMGGKTPYSQEADFLVNGMYL is encoded by the exons atgATGCTgcccctgctcctgctgctcctcgtcgttgtggcagctgttgctcaGCCAGAGCTGGCGCCAGCGCcaactgccacgcccagcgcCAGGCATCGTCTGGCCAAGCGCATGGATCTGGAGGTGTGCATCGGTCACTTCGATGTGCACAAGAACACAATTATACGCACGGGTGAATCGCAGGCGATTGGCGGCAAATATCTGCAGGGCCTGGAGCTGGACACGCTGGAGGAGTGCGAACGTCTCTGCTGCGAAACGGATGCCTGCGATGTGTACATCTTTGAGCGCAAGGCCGGCGGCTATTGCTATCTGTTCGAGTGCGGTCCGCCCGAGAATTTCCACTGCAAGTTCACGCGGCATGCCAACTACACGAGCGCCGTGCTCACGCCTCAGGTGCGCAACGCCATGGATGTGGTGGCCAGCACGCCGCGACCCCAGCTGCCGCACATACCCAGCAACAATATATCGCAGCAGGAATGGGAGCTCAGCAATCTGAAGCTCAGGCCGGACAAGCCACCCATTGTGGCCATGCCCACAGCGGGCGTGGTCCAGTCACCAGCTGCGCCAACGCCAGCTCAAAGcg CGCCCGTCGCGCACTGCGGACGCTTTCAGTTCAGCTGCCATTCGGGCGAGTGCATTGCCGTTTACAATGCCTGCGATGGCATTCCCCAGTGCGAAGATGGCAGCGACGAGGGACCGGAA TGCAATGCCGTTGCAACAAAGGccagcgccaacaacaacaatgttgaGCAATATCAGCCTGTGCCGCCCATacagcagcaattgctgcCAGCGcagcaaccacagcaacagcaacaacagcagcagcagcaacagcagcagcaacaacagctgcagcagcaacatgttaTTGTGCTGGGACCACCACCGCCACCTCCTCCACCGCCGCCCATGGTCAACAATCGTGAGGATGCGACCGCTTGGGCTAATCGCAAAATGATTGCTGagtcacagcaacaacaacagcaacagcaacagcagcagcagcagcaacagcaacagcctcAAGCGCCAGGCGAGATTCTGAGTACGG ATGAGCAGCTCAACAGTCACATATTCAATCACAAAGGCGgcctgcaactgcaacagcagggCCTGGGGCAGGgccaggggcaggggcaggcgCAGGTTCAGGGCCAGCCACCTCTGCCGCagccagcgccagcagcacaGCTCCAATTGCCGACAGCGTCTGGCTCTTTGTATGGCATGTCGCTGCCACGCACCGGCATTTACCAGacgccacaacaacaacaaccttcAGTTCTGAGCGTGCCACAACAGACGCCTCTTGTTAACTGGCCACAAGTCGCGGCGCCGCCAGCTCAAATTGccgtgcaacagcagcaacagttacagccgcagcagcagcaaaacagCCACGCCTACataactgcagcagcagcagcacgcccACCAGTTGCCCCACAGCAAGCCATGTTGCCTGTGTTGAATGCAGCGCCAACGCTGGACAAGAATCAGCCAACTGATGAGGAATACGATGAGTACGACGAGGACAAGTCCACAGAGCCGCCCAAGAAG AAACAGCGCAAGCACAAGAAGACCAAGcccaagagcagcagcagcaaggatCCCATTGAGCTGGCGCTGGAGCAAAACAAACAGCCGCAGCAAAAATTGCCGCCGCCTGCCATGCCCATGCCGGTTGGACCCGTGCACGAGCAATACAAAATGATACACGACAATCTGGCGCTGGAGTTTCGTGATCATGATGGTCACTCGGAGCGTCCCGGCGGCGCAGTGCTCTCCCTGACGCTGGGTCTGCTGGTGACCGCGGCGCTGGCCATACTCATTGGCTGTCGGATGCGCACGGTGAGTCGGCGGGCACGTCGCATGGGCGGCAAGACGCCCTATTCCCAGGAGGCGGACTTCCTCGTCAATGGCATGTATCTATAA
- the Ubc2 gene encoding ubiquitin-conjugating enzyme E2-24 kDa: MSSTPAAASGAGSSATSSSVAATSSASSSSSTASSNQTTTAGTPARGRGGANTNGGSAAANAASGSNNSTATATSDEPRKDTKSTPRISKALGTSAKRIQKELAEITLDPPPNCSAGPKGDNLYEWVSTILGPPGSVYEGGVFFLDIHFSPEYPFKPPKVTFRTRIYHCNINSQGVICLDILKDNWSPALTISKVLLSICSLLTDCNPADPLVGSIATQYLQNREEHDRIARLWTKRYAT; the protein is encoded by the exons CACCAGCTCCAGCGTTGCGGCCACATCCAGCGCCAGTTCCTCGAGCAGCACTGCCTCCAGCAACCAGACCACAACCGCCGGCACACCAGCACGCGGTCGTGGCGGCGCCAATACGAATGGCGGCAGTGCGGCCGCCAATGCTGCCTCGGGAAGCAATAATTCGACGGCGACTGCAACCAGCGATGAGCCACGCAAGGATACGAAGTCAACGCCCAGAATATCCAAAGCGCTGGGGACCTCGGCCAAGCGCATACAAAAGGAATTGGCCGAAATCACATTGGATCCGCCGCCCAATTGCAGTGCTGGTCCCAAGGGCGATAATCTGTATGAATGGGTGTCGACCATATTGGGACCGCCTGGTTCTGTCTACGAGGGCGGCGTATTCTTCCTGGACATACACTTTTCGCCCGAGTATCCATTTAAACCGCCCAAAGTCACATTTCGCACTCGCATCTATCACTGCAATATCAATAGCCAGGGCGTCATTTGTCTGGACATATTAAAGGACAATTGGTCGCCGGCGCTGACCATATCAAAAGTTTTACTCTCGATTTGTTCCCTGCTCACAGATTGTAATCCTG CTGATCCTTTGGTTGGCAGCATTGCCACGCAATATTTGCAGAATCGAGAGGAGCACGATCGAATTGCGCGTCTCTGGACAAAGCG GTACGCAACATGA